The window GGCAACGCCATCATGTACCACTTTCGCCTGCTGGCGAGTTCATACCTGAAGGGCAACCAGGATACGTATGGCGCTTTCGTCACGGACGAGGCAGGTGTGCAGGGTTATTGCAGCAACGTCCTGGAGCGTCATCAGGTCGAGATTGACCACCTTGGTGTCTCGTTACTGGTCGATGTGCTTCTCAAGCCTGTcggttttgttttggaagTGGCTTACCTTGACCGCAGTCCTGGCTCCGAAGTCAATTCGTACCGGTTTCCGGAGGAGGCCAGGGACCGACACCCATCGACACTTGGACCCATCATCTACCTCCTGTTCCGTCCCGATCATTACGACCTTCTCTACGTTGCCGAGCCCGAGCCAATTCCCGAGCCCGTTACTGTGCAGGTTCATCGCGTGGCATTTTCACCCACCTACGATATCGCCAGCGCCCCTGCTTCCATGCCTAGCTACGGCATCAACATGGGGGTGCTCGGCATGCTTCCCGGCTTTCATGGGCCGCCACCGGGTCTAGCCCCAACCCTTCTGGATACCAGCCCATCACCATTGTCGGCATACAGCCCGAGTCCCACGTCAACCTGGATGACCCCACCCTTTGCTGAGCCTCCTCAGCAGGCGCCTCCGGTCTCTGTCGCGGTACAAGCGGCCCCGGTTCCCATGTCGCTGCCCATCCATACAGCTCCGGCGGTAGCTCCGGCAGCACCTTTGCAGACACACCCACTGCGTTTCAGCGAGTACTGCCAGCTTCCCGAGTACGTAGAGAACGACACATGGCGCGAACCCAGCTTCCAAACGTCGACGTTTCGGAACAGCCATTTCAACGTTGCGCActacaacaaccccaactttCAGCCCGAGGAATATCGGCCCGAGGCTGAAGACTACGAGGGACCGCAGCGCGGAAACGGGAAGAAGCGCGCGAGCGTCTAGCAGTTACagaccaaaaagaaaaagttcGAAACATTGATGGATGGCTGTGCCAACCATTCACCTAGTACAGCACACACAACAGATTCCAAATGACGCCGgtatggggttggaggaaCATAATACCCAGGTTTGGCGAGCCAGCGACAGAGAGCGATAATTCGATGACGACGATCAATATAGCAGCCGCAGGGGGGGTTGTACTGGAGCGTTCGTTTATCCCAATCCCCGGGGGCTCATGCAGCATCTCCCGGTTTGTTTCGACCATCTCACAGCAAATCATTCGGGGGCGCATGGAACGCAACGCTTGCTTTTGTTctcttttattttctttGGGTCCGGCAAAGTCCACGATAATTCCCTCATCATAACCCTCTCGGGCCGCAGGAAAGAAAACTAGGTCCCTCTTCCTGGCTGGCCTTTTTGGTCAGAAGTAGACTGGACCCACAAGCCGAGCTCCTTTTTGTGCAATGCCTTCGCCAGCATTTCAGAGGGAACCGAAAGTCACGCAACAATGGAAACTGCAAGtccatttttttttatttttgacATTGGAGTTATTGACTTTACTCCTGTACGGGGTTTTGCTatattttttcttctttggtTTTCCTGCTTAGTATTGTCTTGTATTGTTGTTGACATGTCTCATGATACACAGGTGTTCAGGAATGGGAGCTTTtagccttttttttttattctttgATCTTTTTTCCCTCAGTCTATCCATGCGTTTTCGTGGGTTATGGTTGcattcttgttttttttcccaACAAAATCTGGACCCGAAAAGAGAACCATATGggaaggaagaaggaagaaggaagaaggggggggggggggaaaagaaaagggcaCGGAGAGCCGCATaggggaaaggaaagaggCTGATTGTGCGGTCGTTGGCATCGGAGGAatatggtggtggagggccTGCATATGCCAACACGGGAGACTACGGAGAATACGGAGAATATTTCCATGGAGACAAAGAAagcaagagagaaagaagttTTCCTACGGGCTGGCCCTTGATTGTGCAATGCGTGATgcgtgtgtatgtgtgtgcgtgtgtatGGCATGGCTGAGTAAGGAGACCAAGGCCCCCTTTTGGAGGGCGCCTAGGCGGAGTTGAGGGCCGATGAGCCGGGGCGAGAGGGCACCTATCTAGGCGAGGGGAACtgaggaaggaagaggaaggggaaaacTTGGCGATATTCGGGCCGGTGTTTGTGTGAGAAAGAACTGGAATGCGATCATGTATTATTTTTGGGGGTATGGAAGAATAGGGAAGCggtgaagggagggaggagcaggatgatgattgttgaagaaggccctAAAGGGGTAATATCTAGGTACcaggtaaggtacctatTTCCATAAAAAGAGGGGGCCAATTGGAGGTTGAGTTGCAAATATCAGATCATCTGTTCGCACTACAATGTCTTGGATGTTTGTTTCGTGGTGATGAATCATTGACTCAGACAGatgtttgcttttttttttttttttggggggtggggggcggggggatgGGTTTACTCTGTTATTGAAGATTATTGCTGTCTAAGGGGGTTAGTTGTTGGGCCGGCATAATGCATCCTGGGGGTGCATGGCGAGCACGTAGCATAAGATCGATCTTCCatggagaaaaagaaacgtGTAACCTTGGTTGATGTGTGGTTGGATAGGCAAGGTAGGTGGATGAAATGCAGGCACACAGACACCATCACTTTTGCTGTTGGTAGGCAATGGAGCTGAGAAAGGTTCCAATACCTTTACAGAACATGCTCCCGAACCAACACTGCTGACTGGGACTCCTGAGTCAAACCGGTCGGGCTTACTGCACACTGGCCGGCAAGGAAGTTGGACAGCGCCATTGACTGACATGTTTTTCATGTTTTGTTTGGCTGCCTCTGTGCTGTGCTTCATCTCCTGCGCTGTGCACATGTGCAAGAttagataggtaggtaggtaggtacctacatGGCAGGTTGGCAGGCTGTGAATACACTTCGTGGTGATGTTGCCCGAGAGACCAGCCCACAGCCCAAAAGTGTCCCCGAACTGGAGGTAAATTATTATCTTACTGCAAAAGAGAGTTGACCGGGAACACCGAGTCATGTTTGATGCATGTTGTGGATATCTTCATCCGGGTCCGGTTGGGTCGTTTTTCAGGTAAAGTAACGAGCTGACTAAGTATGGAGATCTCTCCCGAGTTGAATGCCTAGGTGGGCAGGTAAAGCTCGAATTTAAGGAGACCCTGGGCAGGTACCTGATTTCTAGCCAAGGAGTTGAGAATTTCAGTATATTCACCTCTCATTggggcttttttttttctttgttccgggggggggagggtgtttaTCGTTCCACAAGGTTCTGTTTTGCGATGTCGGAGTAAAAAAATCGAAATGAACCTGCAGGAGAGAATTGTCGAATGAGAACAAGGCTGGCAGGcagcgtgtgtgtgtgtgtgtgtcgtgcATATGGCTATCGAAAGTGTGCAAATTTGCAAAAGTGAGTTGTGATAAATGCTGAAATTTTGTGcagttgtttgttttgcttgGGTAGATTGCGTGCTTTTGTTCGATGGGGGCGGGAAGGAAGTGATATCAGCTGAGACTCGAGAGAGCATGGCggtttggttgatgagatAACCGAGTGTCTTGAAGATCAACCGAGTTGAGTGGGTGGGTGCTGTACCCAGCTTTTTATACAAAAGGGTTCATGTTGCATAATTACCCCTGTTAATGGTATGTACAGTCCGGTGTTGTACAGTTAGTTATACACAGCTTCATTTacgtcaacaaccaccttcaAACCCCTCTATCCAAAGCCTCTtccacccatcctcccagtCCCCTCCTAACCTCTTCAACatatccctcctctcccccttcccacccctcctcactcctcaccacagcctcctccagcaactccgccaccctccccccagaaaTCTtgtcaaccccatcaaccccaatcCTCTCGCtgagctccctcccccaaaaatcagccacctcctccgttCCCTTCAACCCCGGCCCTTCCCCGGCGGTGATGTGCgcaacaacctccctcacACACGTCACCGTCTTCCCCTCAATCCCACAAGCcacaatcctcctccacggaTTCTCCCTCTCGCTCAGCACCTCATCCGTCCCGGGCATGTCAACATTGATCGCGGTCCCCAACCCGCTGACATGTCGCCTCAGGTGAACCCCCAACGCAGCAATCTtcctttcttcttcaccaccccccactCTCGTCCACACCCCCGGGTCTTCAGTGGTGAAAGCCCTGATGCGAAACATCTTCTCCAGcgtggcgatggtggtgttttccAACAGTCGGGAGTAACACCTGACGGTAAAAGTCTTGTGGCGCTTGGAGTGGATGTCCAGTACCGGCCAGAGGACTACCTGTCCCGGGCCGTGGTAGGTCGTCAGCCCTCCtctgggggagtgggaggttgTTACTGGGAGGGTTTGGTTCTGGTAGGATAGTGGCCGAGATAGCCGGGTGAGTTCCTGCGGAGATAAAGGGGAGGATTGGCGCCGGCCGAGGGTGTAGATCGGCAAGGGGGTGAAGGATATcaagaagggtggtggtggggggttggtggaggggctgtctttgaagttgaggtggtggcggcggaggagggattgCAGTTTGCTGGCTAGGGAGTATGGTGGGAGgttggtcggggagggggaggggaggtggatgtgtTGAAGTCTTAGCGGGGGAGGCATTGTGAAGGAGGGTGaggctggtgatgttgaaaaTGGCGAGGCTGTCCCACGAGGCTGTCCCACGAGGCTGTCCTATGTGTGTAACTGACGATGGGTGATAGTTACGTAACCAACCACCGGTTCCGAGGAGTTGTTCAGACTGCGTCTAGTGTTGTGGATGGATTCAAAACCCTGGCTTGGAGTCAGCCACAAAGGGCACAGACCGTCGTTTAGTGGGCGCCGAGGACGTTGAGAAAATCCGGCCAGCTGGgaaggtgtgtgtgtctcACTCTGCAAGCGACCCCAGGACGGAGAGCGCCGCTCGGCGGCAGGGTGTGTACCTAAGCGGTGGTACTGAGCAAATGTGTGGTCGCCGAACAGCAAGCaaggcacacacacacaagacAGTTCGTAGTCGTAACTAACAATCCTCTGTATGGTCACAATCGCACAGGTGTGAGCCGTTGATACGGTACCTTCCGCGCCAGCCGTTAGGGTAGGTAGTTTCGGTTTCAGGGCTGGTTGGAATCGTTCTTTTGTTGCGCGAGGTGGAGACGGTGGGATTCGGACGCTAATGTTCGGGCCTTGCGGGTTTTGCGGGGCCCCCCATGCCCTGGCTCTcggggatgaggtggagcttgcgcaggaggaggaggggatgaggaggaggagaggaccataaaaaaaaaccaaaccGAGATGTCGGGGCCGAACCGGTTCCGCGTGAGGAAACCCCACCCCGCCCCGCTCCGGCAGGCATTCGTTAGTGTATTTCTTACTGCAACGGCATAAGCCGACCAGTGTTGCACTTTTGCAGTTTTGACAACTCTTGGCACACTTctaaccccccctcccctcactcCTTCTTTAAGTACAATCAATATTTTACGAGATAGCGCATGCCTAAGAAAGAAGGTTCTTCGAAATGTGCCACGAAAACCGTCCCGCAAACTGTAGAGCTAATGCCAGGCCATCACCGGGTAACAGGTAATAAGTCATTTCATCACGATCAACAGCCTTGCTTCAAAGCGGTGTGCAGTATTTGTATGTACAGTTGCACTTGGTGAGCGTTTGTCACAAGGGTAGAGTAGCATCGACTGATGCAGAGTGGTGGTTTGCAGTAGGCCGTCAACTAGTTTTCTGCGTTGTGTATGCAGCAAcgggaagggaggagaaAGCAGCTACAGCCTTGTCATGACATTTGCCGGGTCTCCCGGGAGTCAAAGAACTGTTCCATCCTACAGAGTACCTCATTCTGTTGTACAGGATAATCGTGAACTAGACGTCCTTGCTCTTCAGGTACTCGGCATCTTCAATGTCATCCGGATCAGGAAGCTCATTGGcacccatctcctccatcagaTTCTCAATCCTGACCTTCCTGCCGTTCCTGGATCTCCTCTGCTCAGGAGTTTTGCCGCGGGGATGCTTCTCATAGGCACCAGTGACACCAAACTGCGGGTGCACATtgatctccaccaccttgtccCGCTTCCTacccgccgcctccagcGCCCGCCGGGAGCGCACGCCAGCATCCTTCACCACAACCGCGTCTTGCCCGGCCCTGCCAAGGCGAACGTTGCGAAGGGTGCGCGTCTTGGCGCCCAGAGCCCACAGGTCACCCCACTGAGCCTTGCGAGCGTCCCGGTACGCCTGCTTGGAGAACGACTTGGACACCACCCACCGCTCAATCGTCGCCTGCGGTGTGCAGACATCGAGTGTAACATGGCCGTGGCGCTTCAGCGGTGGGAGAATGTTGCGGGGTAGCGAGAGCGGATGGGGCTTCTTGCTATCTTCCGCCTCATAACCCTTGAAAGCGAGATCCGAAGCCTCCTTGCCCTGCACGTAGACGGGTGCGTTATcagaggtgatggtggtcaaCGGGCCGGCATCGGATGACacgtcagcagcagcagaagcagcagcagcagcaaaatcTGCCGACGGCGTATGCCCTTCTGGGTAAGCACCCCTGCGTACCGCGACATAGCTGAAGGCGATATCTTCATGGCTGCGCCGAGAGGCTCCAAGAATCTGCTGCAGGAAAGGAGGCCGGATGTAGCGCTGTTGGAAGTGGCAGAAATCCTTGCGGCCGGGGCTGAAACCGGGCTGGTGGTACATGGGGCACTTTTGGTGATTAGTGCAAGGTGCGATGATCATGCCGGGCTCACGAACGTGCTGAGACGAGGTCCGGACTTCGTCAGCGTGAGGCTCCGAATGGGGTGCGAGGATAAAGTTGTCCAAGAGGCGGTCTCTAGCGTCGGCTACCGCCTCGAAGCCCCGCGGGTGCCCCTTCTCCAGGAGAATGAGCACACCACCTTCCGGATTGAGCATCTTCCAGAGGTTGTCCAACATGTCCTTCCGCTTGTACTCCTTGTCCAGCGGCATCAGCAGGTGGGACGCAATGATGACATCGTACTGCTTCCGCGGCGCCGGCTTGTCACCGACGCCCATATCGTGCTCATTGGCTACATGCAGATAATCCGGCAGACGGGGCAAGAAGGTCGTATTGTGCAAGAAGCGGGACACGCGATGCCGAAGGTGGTCGTTGCCGACGACCGTTGTCTTCTTTCCAGGGGGGTACCGATCCGAAACCTCGCCGTTTTCACGAAGGATGTCCCATTCAGCTTGAAGCACCTGCTGCCAGGCTGCCAGGGCggcaccaccagcgccaacaTCTAGCACTCGGGGGCCGCCATCTCGGGCGAGCAAGCCCCTCAGCCACTCAGGTCCCAGCCTTTTCCTGACCTCCACCAGAGTGCTCATAGCCGTGGCGTATACGGCAGGCATAATGGTAGCGAGGAACGTATCAGCCTCAATCTCCGACATCCAGCCAACGCCGGCCTGCAATCCCAGCCCCTTTTGCGGAACGTTCACCTTTGACCGAGGTGATCCGGGACCGTGAGGGAAACCAGGGCCACCGAGATTCTCCTCCCCGCACTGCCTGATGTGTGTGGAATCCGTGCGCTTCAGGAGCGTGCTAATCGGCTCAACAAAGCTGGCCTTTGGCAGGTAGATGGTGCTCGGTGAAGTCTTGAACTTACCCATCGAAGTGAACGGATGCTCCCTGGTGTCGCGAGACTCGTCCACCTCGAATTCCGTCCCGGGGTCGTactcatcgtcctcctcaatctcctcctcttcccttgGATAGTCCTGCTCGGTGATGCCTTCGTCCTCGCGGATTTCTTCGTGAATCTCATCCATTGGCTGAAGTGCGGCAGCTGCCTCAAAATCTCGTTGAAGCTTTATCAGAGCATGGTATTCGCGCGAGTTGTTGGCCGTGATATTGAGGTAGTCGATATGTGCATCACTGAGTACTGGCTGGTTCTGCTCAGCTTGTGCCTCGAGATCGGTAgcttcctcggccagctccCCGGGGAATCCAGGCTCTGCAGTGTCTGCAGCCTCTACAGCACCCCCGGGTACCGCTGGGTTGATCCTGTACTGGACCTGTTCGTAGTCTCCATGTTCCGTTTCCCTAAACAAGGCGTGTTCGGGCGTCGTTTCGTCAATGACCTCTCCATGCTCGTCCCTGAGCGGAAGGCCAACATCCTCCGGTGCCGTCTCGCGCAGTGGCGGTCCGTATAATCTTTCGTATACCTTGTACTCTTCTCCTGAGAAGTAGTCCTTGGGTAACGTGTTTCCAAATGTTTGCCTCGCCTGGCGCACAAGAAGTTCGATCTCTTCTGCTGTTGCTTCCCCTGATCCTTCTACTGTTTGCGCCTCCTTCTCTGCTGACCGCGATTCGGTATCCTTTTCGGTCGGCGGTACTTCGTTGAACACCCGTTTGGTCGTCGAGAATGGTCTGACAGGGTTTGGTTGTCGAGATCTCGAACTGAGAGCTCTCGAAGCTGCTGTGACTGGCGTCGCGCGCGGGCGGACAAACGGGCGGGATGCAATATTGCGCGGCTGCAAGAGAGCATCGTAGAAGCCCAGAACCTGGGCCCGACATCCGGGACACCTGTTCTGGAGTTTGCCGGCCGAAAGCATGGTCGTCCGTTGTGCTGTTTGTGTGGATGTCAATACTAAGGTGTTTTGGGAGGTTCGAGGGGCAATCGTCATGGTGAATTTTCAGAGCTTTTGGAGGGGTCCAAGCTCGAGCGAGGGGCGAAAAGATCCCGAGCTTCAAAATCCTACCCCACCCCTGTAGCCTTGGGTATTCCAGCAAATTATTAGCGTCTTGAGATGACAGATGAACATTATCCTCATGATGAGTAGAAATATCGTACTTCTTTGTAGGAGTTGACGGCCGGAATCTTTTCCCCCTTTACCACATTACACAACAACACATTTCTATCTGCATCTGCATGTCCTTTTTTTTGTCAATACCTTTTTACATCATTGACAGGAATGTAGCACATCACCAAGTCAATCAAATGAACATTACCAATATGTACAGCTCGCTTGCTCTAAACGCCAAATCCCTGATTTGTTACCATTTCCttgcaaaaaaaaagacatcaCTCACTCCCCAAATCATTCAACGTCTTGAACGTAGCCCGTCCAGCCGGCCTCCCACCAGGCCCAGTCGCCGGCTTGGCCGCCGGCGGCGGGTTCTTCTTGTTAAACCGTGACGCTTCTGCCGACTTGTAGGGGTCAAGCTGCTCATCGTTAGCAATCACCCAACCTATAACCCCAGATATCCTGCTCAGACTCACCGAAAGCAACGAAACAAAATACAAGCCCAAAAAGCTCAGCACGGCATTAACCCACTGATTAATATCCCACGAAATCGGCCTCGCAACCCTCTGCCCCGAACCGACTCTCTGCCCCCCAACCGGCGTCCCACCCAGTCTCTGACCACCACTGCTGAACGACGACCCCCCTACTGCCCCAGGTCCAGCAAGCTTGATCGCCGCCTCAACAGCCGACGTAAGAGCAGGTGGGTTGGCGCCTTGAATAGTCTTGATGACGGAGCCATTGTGCAAGATCAGGAAGGTGGGCATGGCGCGCACGCCGTATTGCTGGGCGACCTCGCCTTGGTTGTCGACGTTGACTTTGACGAACGCGATCTTGCGGGGCTTGGCGTACTTGTTGGCGAGAGACTCGAAATGGGGGGCTATCATCTTGCACGGACCGCACCAATCGGCGTAGACTATACAGTGCGAAGATGTTAgatcatggtgatggtggtggtggtggtgattatGATGCGCGGCGCaatggtggaggggcactTACAATCAGCGACAACCACGGCATTGCTGCTGACGGTGGAGCGCCAGTCGGCGGCGGATGTGATTTGATCAGGCATTTTGGTTGTGATGAATAGCAATAAAGTGTCTCTGTATGATATCAAAACGAACTCTTCGTTTAGGCTTGGATGAAGTTGTATGATTTGCGCATAGAAGTTGTTGGGATAAGGTAGGCAGTCAGCAGCATCGTGACACTTACGACATGCGATAAGGATTGCGACGGGAAAGCTGTCCTTATCGGCATTTGCCAGGGggcagggttagggttgacCCGACAATTTGGGTGGCATCCCAAGTGGGATTGAGAAGGCGGTCAAGTTTTTGGAAGCTTTCTGCCGTTAGCTCGGGGGGTGTCTGAAAACTTCTTGTAAGCTGCAACTTTGACCATCATCAGCCATTTTCACCATAATTTTGTTCCAGTATCTAGTTTTTGATCTTGTGAAGCAATGTCGAGCTGGGAACCACAATCCAAAGTACGTCGAGTTCATTTTGCGAATTTCCCTTCATGGGAGACGAAGCTTTTTCTCTAGAGTCGCATACTGGGCGCAACACATCTCGCTGTACATTGTAACTGGACACGCAACTAACAACGCACAGAAACGCCGGTTGGACACTGACTCCGGTATTGGAAATGgcatcctcaacaccaaagagCGTTTCAAGCCTACAAGCGCTAGAGACTGGACCATCTCGATTGCCGTACCTACCAGCATAATCGCCAGGCATGTCTCACCTTTACTCTTCAAACCCTGCTCATGAGACTGACAATCCCGATAGCTGCGTAACAAGAGAGCAAAGGACAACTGCTGCGGGCTCCATCGCCAGAGCGCTTGCCATTTTCTCGGTGGACGAGGTCGTCATCTTCGACGATAGCCCGATTGAACAACGCCCCAGGAATTTTGATCCAGATGCGTACACCGGCGACATAGAACCAGCACACTTTCTGGAGCATCTGCTGAACTATCTGGAAACCCCACCATTCATGCGCAAAGTTCTgttccccatccaccccaacctcaaatCTCAGGGCCTACTGCACGGTCTGGACAtgccacaccacccccacaagGATGAGTGGCTGCCGTATCGCGAGGGTCTGACTCTCGAAGCTCCTCCACGGTCAGGCAAGGGGTAGGTTTTCACACACCTCAAATTTGCACTTGACTATCACTAACAACACCCAGCACCGCCGTCGACATTGGCATGCCCGAAACAGTCACCATTTCCGAAGACATCCCTCCCAAGACCCGCGTAACCCTCAAAATGCCCGACGACGCCCAAGGCAAGCCCGAGCCCGTCAACCCAGCCGAACCCAGAACCGAAGGCGGCTACTTTTGGGGCTACAGTGTGCGCAAAGCCAAGTCCCTCTCCGACGTAttcacctcctcggcctaCGAGGACGGTTACGACCTCTCCATCGGCACCTCGGAGCGTGGCGTTCCGCTGTCAAAGGCTTTCCCTAATCACAACCAAACTGCTACTTTCAACCACATGCTCATCGTGTTTGGAGGGCCAAGAGGATTGGAGTTTGCGGCGATGAACGATCCTGATCTGGGGCAGATGGGGATTCAGGGGGCGAGGACGAAGGAGCTGTTTGATCACTGGGTGAACGTGCTGCCGAATCAAGGGACGAGGGGGATCAGGACGGACGAGAGCTTGTTGATAGCTTTGACTgcgttgaggaggttgtgggatAATAGctgagggggtttgatgaggaggaattTGCTTTTTTTTAGCGGGTTTAAAATAATGATTTATTTCTGGTGTATATCTGATCTGGATTGCTCAGATACCTATCCCAGTTCTCTTGTTCTTGTGAGTTGTATTCTCACAGCATATCTACAAGCCAAAGCTCCTATGGTGCCATTGATGGTTTTCGGGTTCAGCTGAAGAAGTGGCGCAAGACACAGCCTTGGCTTACCCTCTATCTCATCCCCAAGGCCCCGGACGAACTCAACCTTTTTTACTCCATCTTACATCTTGGTTTCTTCTTTGTCGGGCTACACAAAATGCCAGCTTGACATTTTACCCCTGACAGAGTAAGCCAGCAACCATCACTCCCAACTTTTTGATCCAGTTAACGGAACGCACCCATAGAACcacacccccttcttcttcttctcaaaggaTATGACTAGTAGCACAGCCAACCCCGCAAACCTGCCCTCCTTTGGCCAAAGTTGGTAAGGGAGAAACTTGAGATGCAGTGATCCTGCAGGTTTTGGGTTGGGACCATGTTATGATTGATCAAGTAAGGTCGGGGGCTCGGCAGGCTCGGCTAGGGAGACCACCGCGCCCCCCCCCATCTTCTACAGATTTGTGGATGTCTCGTTTATCTTGTACTACTGCGAGACACAGGTTGTATAATAGAGAGTTTCTTATCCCTTTTCTAAATAAGAACATGAGAAAGCAAAGGAGGTGGGTAGGGGATCTCCTTTGGGGTTTGCAATTCCTTTCTAGGGTCGGCGCGAAGGTAATCGAGATATGTTGAAAGTTGTGACCTATCTTTGGAATCTCCGCTTGGAGATCTAGCAGCTGTTAGAGGCGATACAGAGGTGCTAGTGGGTGCGGTTGTTGGtttgaggggaggaggacatgTGAGGTGAGTGGGCAACTTTCTGGTACCGGGCTACCGCTAAGGGGTTAGATGGGATCAATAGTTTCGTTTTTTTGTGTTTGTTGATTGGCTTTTGGACCCTGAAGAACCTTGCGTTTTGCTGTTAGAACGCTTGATTTGTCAAGTGGTATTAGCCTGTCGATACCAAGCAGTTCATATTGTACTGGTGGGCTCGAAGTTGGATAAAGACTAGAGACCCTGTCCTCTCACGAGGAGGACAACAACTAACTCCGTAATTCCGGGCTAGAGACATGTCGTGGTACAGTCTGGAAGAACGAGCAGGATCTGACAGATTTACAGTTGACCAAGGCTGGAAGAAGATCTTCAGGATACAGATGGCAGGTAATGTTGTCAGCCGAGTTCACCAATGACTACTGCAGTTGGGCAGTAATAAGCCGCTGGTGTTCGATGCATGCTAATCCTACCAAGAGGTCAAAGCGGGAGTCTACTGGGTTGACATAAGGGTTGGCATTTCATGATTTAGGTAATTGATGAGAGTCGCGTAGAAGTTTTCCGAGTCCACCAACGAAGAGATGAAAAATGACTTTTCCTCGACAACTACCTCAACCGAAACCGAGGCAAAGAAATACAAAAGGTTTGACAGCCCCAACACATCGGTAGCGAGCCTTGGGCTTGCTGAACCGAAACCGGGGTAGACACATGTTGGCTGTCATCAAGGCCAACTCAAGCCACGGCGTCATGTCGTAACACCCTTACATTACCGAGCAACCTGTCCTCCGCCGGCCAGCCTCCGTGTTATTCACAACGGCTATTCCCACACACGCATCCGTCGGGATGCGAGGCGGGGGCAGTAGCGGTGAGCTGCTTTCCCAACAGAGAAAAGCCTTCGGAGGTTTTGTTAGTGATATTATGCAACACATCGGCATATGAGCACATCTAAAAATGCAGCTTAGGGGCTCAGTAACGAAGATCAGTCTTGGTCATCCAGAGCCATGGCTGTGGGTACGGTACCACTCCCGACGTTCCGATTTCTTCGAGAGCGGCACACACGATATCGCCAATCTCATCCCGTCATGTTGGGCTGTCTCGGTTATCTCATCCGTCGCAAGAGGTGTGGCTGATTATAGAGAATAATAAGTGCCTTTGACGACCAGCTCTAGCGTTCCAGAGATGAACATTATTGCCAcagtgtgtgtgtctgtgtaGCCAGGTTGTCCCGCCAAAAAAGAGGGTCAAAACAaatcccacccaccaccccaaagcTAACTCGTGCTCCGAATGCTTATCTACCGGGATGCGCACCTAACAcccacaaccaaccaaa is drawn from Podospora pseudocomata strain CBS 415.72m chromosome 1 map unlocalized CBS415.72m_1, whole genome shotgun sequence and contains these coding sequences:
- a CDS encoding uncharacterized protein (COG:O; EggNog:ENOG503P3Q3) codes for the protein MPDQITSAADWRSTVSSNAVVVADFYADWCGPCKMIAPHFESLANKYAKPRKIAFVKVNVDNQGEVAQQYGVRAMPTFLILHNGSVIKTIQGANPPALTSAVEAAIKLAGPGAVGGSSFSSGGQRLGGTPVGGQRVGSGQRVARPISWDINQWVNAVLSFLGLYFVSLLSLDPYKSAEASRFNKKNPPPAAKPATGPGGRPAGRATFKTLNDLGSE
- a CDS encoding uncharacterized protein (COG:S; EggNog:ENOG503NWCN) produces the protein MSSWEPQSKKRRLDTDSGIGNGILNTKERFKPTSARDWTISIAVPTSIIASCVTREQRTTAAGSIARALAIFSVDEVVIFDDSPIEQRPRNFDPDAYTGDIEPAHFLEHLLNYLETPPFMRKVLFPIHPNLKSQGLLHGLDMPHHPHKDEWLPYREGLTLEAPPRSGKGTAVDIGMPETVTISEDIPPKTRVTLKMPDDAQGKPEPVNPAEPRTEGGYFWGYSVRKAKSLSDVFTSSAYEDGYDLSIGTSERGVPLSKAFPNHNQTATFNHMLIVFGGPRGLEFAAMNDPDLGQMGIQGARTKELFDHWVNVLPNQGTRGIRTDESLLIALTALRRLWDNS